GGGGAGTTGCACCTGGCGATTTTAATAGAAACTATGCGGCGCGAAGGTTATGAGCTGCAGGTTTCCCAGCCGGAAGCAATATTTATTGAAAAAGACGGGATAATTATGGAACCTTTTGAATTTTTAACCATTGAAGCCCCCTCGGAATATCAAGGTGTGGTCATAGAAGAGGTAGGCAGACGGAAGGCCTGTCTTAAAAATATGTTCCAGGGCGTGAAAGGCGTGGTTTATTTTGAATACGAGATTTCAACACGGGCTGTTATAGGTTTAAAAGCCATGTTCATGACAAAGACGCGCGGTACTGCGATAATAAACCATGCATTCGATGAATATGAGCCTATGAACGAGAATCTTTCTTTTGTCAATACTCACGGATCTTTAGTGTCTTCCGAAACAGGCGTTTCTACATCATACGGCCTTAATAATGCGCAGGAACGAGGCGAATTATTTATAGGCCCGAATGTCGAAGTTTACGAAGGCATGATTATCGGCCAGAATTCCAGGCCCGAAGATCTGGATATAAGCCCCTCTAAGACAAAAAAACTTACCAATATGAGGGCTGCAGGTTCTGATGATGCTATCATGCTCACGCCTCCCAAGGAAATGACACTGGAGCTTTCCATAGAATATCTGGGTCCGGACGAGCTTTTAGAAGTTACTCCAAAAAATCTCAGATTAAGAAAAAAGATTTTAGACCCTCTTATCCGCAAGCGTTCCAAACGAGCTTCAAAATAATAAGCTACATCCATAGTGGTAGTAGTAGGGAGATAACTTTAGTTACACTTGAAAGTTAAGATTATTATGCTACAATGAGCAATAAAAAGAGTAGATATACGTTATGAAAAGCAAAGTAATTGGAATAACCATAAGGATTTTCACCGTTACTTTAATTACAATCTCGATCTTCTTGGTAACAGGAGAGTGGGCATTAAGAAGTTTTACCTTTTATGGGATAGAATATTTCATACAATTAGCCAGCGACGGTAATGTGGTATTAAAAAATGAAAATCTCCCCTACATGCCCGTTGATCTCGCAAATGCAATAGGTAATTTAAATGAGCGCGTGGTAATGAATCCAAAAGATACGTACAAGATAATTATTCTTGGGGATTCTATAGCTGCGGGAGGGGAGTTGCGAAGAGGTGAAGAGTCCTTCTCAGCGAGATTGAAAGTTTTACTTGAGAAAGACTTCCCCGGAAAGAATATTGATATTTTTGTTTTTGCGCAGGGGGGATACAGTACTACTGAAGAAGTCGAGGGTTACAGGCGCTATAGTAAATATTTTAAGCCGGATTTAGTAATCCTTTCTTATTGCCATAATGATACTGCAGAAGCCGATAAAAGGATTATTACAAGAAATGGTAAGAAACTAATAGCTTTCTATAAAACAGGCAATCCATATTTAAAAATATTTCCCTTTAATCGATTTCTTACCGAACGATTTCTTATTGCAAGATTTATGAATGAAAAAAGTATAGAGTTATTATCTGTGTTTCATATTAGGCCAGGCATAGCTTTTTGTAACCTTGCAGAACAAAAGATATTCCGTGGTTTCGAAAAACTATATGTATTAACAAAAAATACAAATACACCTGTCGTTGTCGTAGTGTTTCCTTATCTGGGAGATGAAATCGACATCACTAGAGATAGGATGGCCGATTTTATTAAACAATGGTGCGCCCGTTTTAATTTTTTGCATATAGACCTACTTAGTAAGTTCGCAGAATATGATTATCGCCAGCTTAGGTGTAATCCACAAGATTCCTGTCATCCTAATGCCATTGGACATAAGATTGCCGCTGAAACAATAGAGGAAATGATAAAGCAAGCGGATCTTATTAAATAAAACTTTAATTACCATTGTTTATCCAGACTTCGGTACTTCACCGCCTCTGAAATATGTTCAGCTAGAATAGTTTCTGATGTTGCCAGATCCGCAATGGTCCTGGAGACTTTCAATATCTTATCATACGCCCTTGCGCTTAGGTTCAGTTCAGTCATTGCCATTTTGAGCAGGTTTTTTTCTGCCTAAAAATAATAAAAAAATTTGAAAGAAAATAACCCCCTACTGTGTCTTATGTAGTAGGCGAAGGAGTGCTATGCTTTCTAGATTATATTC
This region of bacterium genomic DNA includes:
- a CDS encoding SGNH/GDSL hydrolase family protein; its protein translation is MKSKVIGITIRIFTVTLITISIFLVTGEWALRSFTFYGIEYFIQLASDGNVVLKNENLPYMPVDLANAIGNLNERVVMNPKDTYKIIILGDSIAAGGELRRGEESFSARLKVLLEKDFPGKNIDIFVFAQGGYSTTEEVEGYRRYSKYFKPDLVILSYCHNDTAEADKRIITRNGKKLIAFYKTGNPYLKIFPFNRFLTERFLIARFMNEKSIELLSVFHIRPGIAFCNLAEQKIFRGFEKLYVLTKNTNTPVVVVVFPYLGDEIDITRDRMADFIKQWCARFNFLHIDLLSKFAEYDYRQLRCNPQDSCHPNAIGHKIAAETIEEMIKQADLIK